A genomic region of Mesorhizobium sp. NZP2077 contains the following coding sequences:
- a CDS encoding sugar ABC transporter ATP-binding protein translates to MDGAVPLFQMEGISKRYGGVRALEKAELVVTSGSIHAILGENGAGKSTLIKVMAGVVAADEGRMMLDGREVTFASPAAANKAGIVCIFQELSLVPELSVADNIVISDPPKRFGMIDRKAQRRIAEEALARAGAADIHPLALVKDLPLSRRQMVEIAKALARKPRILILDEATSALTAADVSNIFGVLKRLRSEGLALLYISHRMNEIAELADQCTVFRNGRNVASYKAGSKSDNEVVELMIGREYSHIFPPKPATVPATAAPRLEARKLSWTDRLDKISLTVRAGEVVGLGGLDGQGQRELLLAFFGVLRGLSGEVLIDGKPVKIGSPAKARQDGIGMALIPEDRKTEGLMLPMTVRENLSFAALDRLSRGGIIDRAAEQRLIDDMVGLLAIKTAGLDIPVGALSGGNQQKVVIAKWLMRQPRIILLNDPTRGIDVGTKQELYQLMRKLADAGAAILFYSTDYDELIGCCDRVLVLYDGAVKRELVGAEITERALISSALNIHGEESPVGLGAEA, encoded by the coding sequence ATGGACGGTGCGGTTCCGCTCTTCCAGATGGAAGGCATATCCAAACGCTATGGCGGCGTGCGAGCGCTGGAAAAGGCGGAGCTTGTCGTCACGTCCGGCAGCATCCACGCCATCCTTGGCGAAAACGGCGCCGGCAAGTCGACGCTGATCAAGGTGATGGCGGGCGTCGTCGCGGCCGACGAAGGCCGCATGATGCTGGATGGCCGCGAGGTGACCTTCGCTTCGCCGGCTGCCGCCAACAAGGCAGGCATCGTCTGCATCTTCCAGGAACTGTCGCTGGTTCCCGAACTCAGCGTCGCCGACAACATCGTCATATCAGACCCGCCCAAACGCTTCGGCATGATCGACCGCAAGGCGCAGCGCCGCATCGCCGAGGAGGCATTGGCGCGCGCGGGGGCTGCAGACATCCATCCGCTGGCATTGGTCAAGGACTTGCCCTTGTCGCGCCGGCAGATGGTTGAGATCGCCAAGGCGCTGGCCAGGAAGCCGCGCATCCTGATTCTCGACGAGGCGACATCCGCGCTCACCGCGGCGGATGTCTCGAACATTTTTGGCGTGCTGAAGCGGCTGCGCTCGGAAGGGCTGGCGCTGCTCTACATCTCGCACCGCATGAACGAGATCGCGGAACTCGCCGATCAGTGCACGGTGTTCCGCAACGGCCGCAACGTTGCCAGCTACAAGGCCGGCTCGAAGAGCGACAATGAGGTGGTCGAACTGATGATCGGCCGCGAATACAGTCACATCTTCCCGCCCAAGCCGGCGACCGTGCCAGCCACAGCTGCACCCAGGCTTGAAGCCCGCAAGCTGTCGTGGACCGATCGGCTGGACAAGATCTCGCTGACCGTCAGGGCAGGCGAGGTGGTCGGCCTCGGCGGTCTCGACGGCCAGGGCCAGCGTGAATTGCTGCTCGCTTTCTTCGGCGTGCTGCGCGGCCTTTCCGGCGAGGTGCTGATCGACGGCAAGCCGGTGAAGATCGGCAGTCCGGCCAAGGCGCGGCAGGACGGCATCGGCATGGCGCTGATCCCGGAAGACCGCAAGACCGAAGGGTTGATGCTGCCGATGACGGTGCGCGAAAACCTGTCCTTCGCCGCGCTCGACCGGCTGTCGAGGGGCGGCATCATCGACCGCGCCGCCGAACAGCGGCTGATCGACGACATGGTCGGCCTTCTGGCGATCAAGACGGCGGGCCTCGACATTCCGGTCGGCGCGCTGTCGGGCGGCAACCAGCAGAAGGTGGTCATCGCCAAATGGCTGATGCGCCAGCCGCGCATCATCCTGCTCAACGATCCGACGCGTGGCATCGATGTAGGCACCAAGCAGGAACTCTACCAGCTGATGCGCAAGCTGGCGGATGCCGGGGCGGCGATCCTGTTCTATTCGACCGACTATGACGAGTTGATCGGCTGCTGCGACCGGGTGCTGGTGCTCTATGACGGCGCCGTCAAGCGCGAGCTGGTCGGCGCCGAGATCACCGAGCGGGCGCTGATTTCAAGCGCCCTCAACATCCATGGCGAGGAGAGCCCCGTGGGCCTGGGAGCAGAAGCGTGA
- a CDS encoding ABC transporter permease, with protein sequence MKDWRYWLAEQRGTLLALGIFIVMFVIYTSNHPAGFTANVVQTAANKGVLLAFVAMAQTLVVITAGIDLSVGMIFLLTNCLASWLVVGTPMQTGLGVIAVLAVGLLCGAINGAIVIYGRLQPIVATIATGAVYYGIGLLLRPFPGGSVNEDLADAMTGRVFDVVPASLVVLLAIVLVIWVPFSRSVLGRAAYAAGSSETAAYMSGVPIRRGKFAAYTLAGLLAAIGGLFLTFFTYTGDAAYASGNAYTLFSIAAVVLGGVSLFGGKGSAIGAIFGALAFRTIGDLLFVFDFDPLWQPLFQGVILLIAVSLGAFALFRVRNRLEWFL encoded by the coding sequence GTGAAGGATTGGCGCTATTGGCTGGCCGAGCAGCGCGGAACGCTGCTAGCGCTCGGCATCTTCATCGTCATGTTCGTCATCTACACGTCGAACCATCCGGCCGGTTTCACCGCCAATGTGGTGCAGACGGCGGCGAACAAGGGCGTGCTGCTCGCCTTCGTCGCCATGGCGCAGACACTGGTGGTGATCACCGCCGGCATTGACCTGTCCGTCGGCATGATTTTTCTCCTCACCAACTGCCTGGCCTCCTGGCTGGTGGTGGGCACGCCGATGCAGACGGGGCTCGGCGTCATCGCCGTGCTGGCGGTTGGCCTTCTCTGTGGCGCCATCAACGGCGCCATTGTCATCTACGGCCGGCTGCAGCCGATCGTCGCCACCATCGCCACCGGGGCGGTCTATTACGGCATCGGCCTTTTGCTGCGGCCCTTCCCTGGCGGTTCGGTCAATGAGGATTTGGCCGATGCGATGACCGGTCGCGTGTTCGATGTGGTGCCGGCGAGCCTCGTCGTGCTGCTGGCCATCGTGCTGGTGATCTGGGTGCCGTTCAGCCGCTCGGTGCTTGGCCGCGCTGCCTATGCGGCTGGGTCTTCGGAGACGGCGGCCTACATGTCCGGCGTGCCGATAAGGCGCGGCAAGTTCGCCGCCTACACGCTGGCCGGGCTGCTGGCCGCGATCGGCGGGCTGTTCCTCACCTTCTTCACCTATACGGGTGACGCGGCCTATGCCAGCGGCAACGCCTACACGCTGTTCTCGATCGCCGCCGTGGTGCTGGGCGGCGTCTCGCTGTTCGGCGGCAAGGGCAGCGCCATCGGCGCCATCTTCGGCGCTCTTGCCTTCCGTACCATCGGTGATTTGTTGTTCGTGTTTGATTTCGATCCGCTCTGGCAGCCGCTGTTCCAGGGCGTTATCCTGCTGATCGCCGTCAGTCTCGGCGCCTTCGCCCTGTTTCGGGTCCGCAACCGGCTGGAGTGGTTCCTGTGA
- a CDS encoding sugar ABC transporter substrate-binding protein — protein MIKSLVGGIVAATAFVMLSSSAIAAGPEIVKGPAAEPDCFSPWAADTLFFKFPKKAGPYRIALANGYIANTWRIQMVQTAKAYAAQKDVAAKLKEFKVVSTGEDVPAQISAINNFIDSGYDAIVVNAQNPTAFGPVIKRAKEAGVVLVAFDNILDTKDAINVNVDQKGLGELWGKWLVSHVPNGGKVLEVRGVAGTSVDTDRHNGIHEVLDASGKKWAVTEVVGKWDDGVAQKASADAIATNGPFDGVTGQGGDTGIVQAMIDAKHPFVPFGGETENGFRKFCAAHAADGLKCSSAGTGPAQVAVAIKTAIAALEGNVVPQSVKLPLAIVEDPNFKAGQDFFPDQSDNFFVGNSFPTCGINFTAQEIMGQTKADQ, from the coding sequence ATGATCAAGTCACTCGTTGGTGGCATCGTTGCCGCCACTGCATTCGTCATGTTGAGCTCTTCGGCGATTGCCGCGGGCCCTGAAATCGTCAAGGGCCCGGCGGCCGAGCCAGATTGCTTCTCACCCTGGGCCGCGGACACGCTGTTCTTCAAGTTCCCCAAGAAGGCCGGCCCATACCGCATTGCGCTCGCCAACGGTTATATCGCCAACACCTGGCGTATCCAGATGGTGCAGACGGCGAAGGCCTATGCGGCGCAGAAGGATGTCGCCGCGAAGCTGAAGGAATTCAAGGTCGTCTCGACCGGCGAAGACGTGCCGGCGCAGATTTCGGCAATCAACAACTTCATCGATTCCGGCTATGACGCCATCGTCGTCAACGCGCAGAATCCGACCGCCTTCGGGCCGGTGATCAAGCGCGCCAAGGAGGCCGGCGTCGTGCTGGTTGCCTTCGACAACATTCTCGACACCAAGGACGCCATCAACGTCAACGTCGACCAGAAAGGCCTTGGCGAGCTGTGGGGCAAGTGGTTGGTTTCGCATGTGCCGAATGGCGGCAAGGTGCTTGAGGTGCGCGGCGTTGCCGGGACGTCTGTCGACACCGACCGCCACAATGGCATCCACGAAGTTCTCGACGCCTCCGGCAAGAAATGGGCCGTCACAGAGGTCGTCGGCAAGTGGGATGACGGCGTTGCGCAAAAGGCTTCGGCCGATGCGATCGCCACCAACGGCCCCTTCGACGGCGTCACTGGACAGGGCGGTGACACCGGCATCGTGCAGGCGATGATCGATGCCAAGCATCCGTTCGTGCCGTTCGGCGGCGAGACCGAGAACGGCTTCCGCAAGTTCTGCGCGGCCCACGCGGCCGACGGGTTGAAATGCTCGTCAGCCGGTACCGGCCCGGCGCAAGTGGCGGTTGCCATCAAGACGGCGATCGCAGCGCTTGAAGGCAATGTCGTTCCACAGTCGGTCAAGCTGCCGCTGGCGATCGTCGAGGATCCCAACTTCAAGGCTGGTCAGGATTTCTTCCCCGACCAGTCCGACAATTTCTTCGTCGGCAATTCCTTCCCGACCTGCGGCATCAATTTCACGGCGCAGGAAATCATGGGTCAGACCAAGGCTGACCAGTAG